In Deltaproteobacteria bacterium, a genomic segment contains:
- a CDS encoding ABC transporter ATP-binding protein, whose product MDKLIELKNVSKKYLLGDASIEALKNINLIIKKGEFAAIVGASGSGKSTLLNMIGTIDEPDEGEILFQNQNIVNLDDDQKAKLRNEKIGFIFQSFNLIPVLTVLENVEIPLLLNTKMKEKERREAAQKCLMDVGLIDFIHSSPNKLSGGQRQRVAIARALVNHPDFILADEPTANLDSVTTASVIDLMINLNKLKGVTFLFSTHDEKLMNKVSRIIHIKDGQLI is encoded by the coding sequence ATGGACAAGCTGATAGAACTTAAAAATGTTTCTAAAAAATACCTTTTAGGTGATGCCTCTATTGAAGCCTTAAAGAATATTAATCTGATAATTAAAAAAGGTGAATTCGCGGCGATCGTAGGGGCCTCTGGATCTGGAAAAAGCACTTTACTTAATATGATTGGAACTATTGATGAGCCAGATGAAGGAGAGATCCTTTTTCAAAATCAAAACATTGTCAACCTAGACGATGATCAGAAAGCCAAACTAAGAAATGAGAAAATAGGCTTCATTTTTCAAAGTTTTAATCTTATTCCCGTGTTGACCGTTTTGGAAAATGTTGAAATCCCCTTATTATTAAATACGAAAATGAAAGAAAAGGAACGTCGTGAGGCTGCTCAAAAATGCCTGATGGATGTTGGCTTGATAGATTTCATCCATTCATCTCCAAATAAATTGTCTGGCGGCCAAAGGCAAAGAGTGGCCATTGCGAGGGCCTTGGTAAATCATCCTGATTTCATCTTGGCTGATGAACCTACGGCTAATTTAGACTCTGTGACCACGGCGAGCGTTATTGATTTGATGATCAATTTAAATAAATTGAAAGGAGTTACCTTTCTATTTTCCACCCATGACGAAAAATTAATGAATAAAGTTTCTAGAATCATTCATATTAAAGATGGGCAGCTAATTTGA